Proteins co-encoded in one Thermostichus vulcanus str. 'Rupite' genomic window:
- the rpsT gene encoding 30S ribosomal protein S20, whose amino-acid sequence MPRIKSAIKRVQIAERNRLRNKATKATVRGLMKKVISLSNAYAANQQQETLQEIQSAMSAAFSRIDKAAKTGVLHKNTAARRKARLARVVKLATSSTGAS is encoded by the coding sequence ATGCCACGCATCAAATCTGCCATTAAGCGCGTTCAGATCGCGGAGCGTAATCGGTTGCGCAACAAGGCCACCAAAGCAACGGTGCGCGGTCTGATGAAGAAAGTGATCTCTCTGTCGAATGCTTACGCCGCCAACCAACAGCAAGAGACCCTGCAAGAAATTCAATCGGCCATGAGTGCTGCCTTCAGTCGCATCGACAAAGCAGCCAAAACCGGCGTGTTGCACAAGAACACAGCGGCCCGTCGTAAGGCTCGGCTGGCTCGAGTGGTAAAACTGGCTACATCCTCCACAGGGGCTTCGTGA
- a CDS encoding M28 family peptidase — protein MEDLKPRLEAHVRQVAHPRDPDWSPLGYCQVKQYVQEQLSRWGSLEEFRFEYCRRTYGNWILKLPGSSPRRDPILVGAHFDAVPASPGADDNASGVAVLLELARYFAQDPSRSPLWLVAFDLEERGLVGSTAYAQFLKQQGQPLRLMLSLEMLGYRDPTAGSQRYPTGLERFYPDRGDYIGLIGNWPTLPDLLRLQQSLKKAGIPCQWLPAGQRGWIVPSTRRSDHAPFWDEGYRAVLVTDTADLRNPHYHKLSDSPETLDLDFLAGVCRGLMAGLRHL, from the coding sequence ATGGAGGATCTCAAGCCACGGCTGGAAGCCCATGTGCGACAGGTGGCCCATCCCCGCGATCCCGACTGGTCGCCCTTGGGCTATTGTCAGGTGAAGCAGTATGTCCAGGAACAGCTGTCTCGGTGGGGATCCCTGGAGGAATTCCGGTTTGAGTATTGTCGTCGCACCTATGGCAATTGGATCTTAAAATTGCCGGGATCCAGCCCAAGACGGGATCCCATTCTGGTCGGGGCGCATTTTGATGCCGTGCCTGCATCGCCAGGGGCGGATGACAACGCCAGTGGGGTAGCGGTGCTGCTGGAGTTGGCCCGGTATTTTGCTCAGGATCCCTCCCGTTCCCCCCTTTGGCTGGTGGCGTTTGATCTGGAGGAACGCGGTCTGGTGGGCAGCACGGCCTACGCGCAATTTCTCAAACAGCAGGGACAACCCCTACGGCTGATGCTCTCTTTGGAGATGCTGGGCTACCGGGATCCAACAGCAGGTTCCCAACGCTACCCCACTGGGCTGGAGCGGTTTTACCCGGATCGGGGGGATTACATCGGGCTGATCGGCAACTGGCCGACGCTACCGGATCTGCTGCGCCTGCAACAAAGCCTGAAAAAGGCAGGGATCCCGTGTCAGTGGCTACCTGCCGGGCAGCGAGGGTGGATCGTTCCCAGTACCCGCCGTAGTGACCATGCCCCCTTTTGGGATGAAGGCTATCGAGCCGTTCTGGTCACCGACACCGCCGACCTACGCAACCCCCACTACCACAAGCTCAGCGATAGCCCAGAAACCTTAGACCTAGACTTTTTGGCTGGAGTGTGTCGGGGCCTCATGGCTGGGCTGCGTCACTTGTGA
- a CDS encoding HAD family hydrolase, whose protein sequence is MQLQALIFDVDGTLADTERDGHRVAFNAAFAEAGLDWQWSVELYGQLLAITGGKERIRHFIERERPTLPPGADLTDLIANLHQAKTRHYTALLAQGGIPLRTGVKRLLQEAKTAGIRLAIATTTTPENVTALLQHTLPESLQWFEVIAAGDIVPAKKPAPDIYHYTLEHMGLRPQDCLALEDSQNGLQSAQQAGIPTVVTVNDYTQAQDFSGAALVLDHLGEPGDPFQVLQGTAGSHRYFTLELAQHIHAQQVTV, encoded by the coding sequence ATGCAACTGCAAGCCTTGATCTTCGATGTGGACGGCACCCTGGCGGATACGGAGCGAGATGGCCATCGGGTTGCTTTTAATGCGGCCTTTGCCGAGGCGGGCCTGGATTGGCAGTGGTCGGTGGAATTGTACGGTCAGTTGCTGGCGATCACAGGGGGTAAAGAGCGAATCCGCCACTTCATCGAAAGGGAGCGGCCTACCCTACCTCCAGGAGCAGATCTCACGGATTTGATTGCCAACCTACACCAAGCCAAAACCCGCCACTATACGGCTTTACTAGCTCAGGGCGGGATCCCTTTGCGTACCGGGGTGAAACGCCTGTTGCAGGAGGCGAAAACAGCCGGAATCCGTTTGGCCATTGCCACCACCACCACTCCTGAAAATGTCACAGCCCTGCTGCAACACACCCTACCGGAGAGCTTGCAATGGTTTGAGGTAATTGCTGCCGGGGATATCGTCCCTGCCAAGAAGCCCGCCCCGGATATTTACCACTACACCCTGGAGCACATGGGCCTGCGCCCGCAGGATTGTCTGGCCTTGGAAGACTCCCAGAATGGCTTACAGTCTGCCCAGCAAGCTGGGATCCCGACAGTGGTGACGGTGAATGACTATACCCAGGCTCAGGATTTTTCTGGGGCAGCCCTGGTGCTGGATCATCTTGGTGAGCCGGGGGATCCCTTTCAGGTGTTGCAGGGGACAGCCGGATCCCATCGTTATTTCACCCTGGAGTTGGCCCAGCATATTCATGCCCAACAGGTCACCGTCTAG
- the topA gene encoding type I DNA topoisomerase, translating to MSKLVIVESPTKARTIRGFLPDGYEVQASMGHVRDLPDSAAEIPEEVKGEDWSRLGVNVRADFEPLYVIPKDKKKVVKELKDALKKADELILATDEDREGESISWHLQQILRPKVPTRRMVFHEITREAIQEALQNCREVDEQLVRAQETRRILDRLVGYTLSPLLWKKIAPKLSAGRVQSVAVKLLVDRERQRRAFKKGSYWDLKAELIQNQTPFPAELVNLAGKRLATGQDFDENTGQIAAGRDVVLLDQAQAEALQTRLLGKTWTVSSVEERPSTRKPAPPFTTSTLQQEANRKLHLSAQQTMRIAQKLYEEGYITYMRTDSVHLSEQAISAARACVESMYGKEYLSPKPRQYTTKSKGAQEAHEAIRPAGSEFRLPNQTPLSGQELALYDLIWKRTVASQMAEARQTHTTVLIAVEDAVFRASGKRIDFPGFFRAYVEGSDDPDAALEDREVHLPLLRQGDHPECQKLEPIGHETQPPARFTEASLVKVLESEGIGRPSTYATILNTIVSRGYVKPMGNALVPTYTAFAVTELLEKYFPDLVNTRFTAQMEQTLDDIASGQAEWLPYLRHFFLGEQGLEGQVKARESEIDSSLARSIHLDNLPVKIGIGPYGPYVAVESEGGEVRANLPEDIPPADLSEEQVAELIKLKQEGPKPIAFHPETQEPVYVVPQGPYGPYVQLGDVSEDNKKPKRTSLPKGMRPDQVTPEIALGLLSLPRTLGEHPESGKKVQAGIGRFGPYVVCDGDFRSLPAGEDVLTVSFERALELLAQPKKGRGRGSAKPLRELGSHPEDGEPVNLHNGPYGLYVKHGKVNASLPKEMPAEEATLEVALQVLAEKEGSPTAKGRSTGKATTSQSAKTQAKSSTKAKATPSSTRKATASQAKKSKDSVPLTRTTSSTDKELQGNGAAQTGSRSTILKITPKARA from the coding sequence ATGTCCAAGCTGGTCATTGTCGAATCTCCCACCAAAGCCCGCACCATCCGGGGTTTTTTACCCGATGGCTATGAGGTGCAGGCCTCGATGGGGCATGTGCGGGATCTGCCCGATTCGGCAGCCGAGATTCCAGAGGAGGTGAAGGGGGAAGATTGGAGCCGTTTGGGGGTGAACGTGCGGGCGGATTTTGAGCCCCTCTACGTGATCCCGAAAGACAAAAAGAAGGTGGTCAAAGAGCTGAAGGATGCCCTGAAAAAAGCGGATGAGCTGATCTTGGCCACAGACGAAGACCGGGAGGGGGAGAGCATTAGCTGGCACCTGCAACAAATCTTAAGACCCAAAGTGCCCACCCGCCGCATGGTCTTCCACGAGATCACCCGCGAAGCGATTCAAGAAGCGCTGCAAAACTGTCGTGAGGTAGATGAGCAACTGGTGCGGGCCCAAGAAACCCGCCGCATTTTGGATCGCCTGGTGGGCTACACCCTCTCCCCCCTGCTCTGGAAAAAAATTGCCCCCAAACTGTCGGCAGGGCGGGTTCAGTCGGTGGCGGTCAAGCTGCTGGTGGATCGGGAGCGACAACGGCGGGCCTTCAAAAAGGGATCCTATTGGGATCTGAAGGCGGAGCTGATCCAAAATCAAACCCCTTTTCCGGCAGAGTTGGTGAACTTGGCGGGCAAACGGCTGGCCACCGGACAGGATTTCGATGAAAATACGGGCCAAATTGCCGCTGGGCGGGATGTGGTGCTGCTGGATCAGGCTCAGGCGGAAGCCCTGCAAACCCGCCTCCTGGGCAAAACTTGGACCGTTAGCTCCGTCGAAGAGCGCCCCTCCACCCGCAAACCTGCCCCTCCCTTTACCACCTCCACGCTGCAGCAGGAGGCCAACCGCAAGCTGCACCTGTCGGCCCAACAGACGATGCGCATTGCCCAAAAGCTCTACGAAGAGGGCTACATCACCTACATGCGTACTGACTCGGTGCATCTATCAGAACAAGCGATCAGTGCCGCCCGTGCCTGCGTGGAATCCATGTACGGCAAGGAATACCTCAGCCCCAAACCTCGCCAGTACACCACCAAATCCAAAGGGGCCCAGGAAGCCCACGAAGCGATTCGCCCTGCCGGATCCGAATTTCGTCTGCCCAACCAAACCCCTTTATCCGGGCAGGAATTAGCTCTTTACGACCTGATTTGGAAACGCACAGTCGCTAGCCAAATGGCAGAGGCTCGACAAACCCACACCACAGTACTGATCGCTGTGGAAGATGCCGTGTTTCGGGCGAGTGGCAAGCGAATAGATTTTCCGGGCTTTTTCCGCGCCTACGTAGAGGGATCCGACGACCCCGATGCTGCCCTTGAGGATCGGGAAGTGCATTTGCCCCTGCTGCGCCAAGGGGATCATCCCGAATGTCAGAAGCTAGAACCTATTGGTCACGAAACCCAGCCCCCAGCCCGGTTTACGGAAGCCTCCCTGGTCAAAGTCTTGGAAAGTGAAGGGATTGGTCGCCCTAGCACCTACGCTACCATCCTGAACACGATTGTGAGTCGGGGCTACGTCAAACCCATGGGCAATGCTCTGGTGCCCACCTACACCGCCTTTGCTGTCACTGAACTGTTGGAAAAATACTTCCCCGACCTGGTGAATACCCGCTTTACTGCCCAGATGGAGCAAACCCTGGACGATATTGCCTCTGGGCAGGCGGAGTGGCTGCCCTATTTGCGCCACTTCTTTTTGGGGGAGCAGGGCCTAGAGGGACAGGTGAAAGCCCGCGAGTCAGAAATTGATTCCAGCCTAGCCCGCTCCATCCATCTCGACAATTTACCCGTCAAAATCGGCATTGGCCCTTATGGCCCCTACGTGGCGGTAGAAAGTGAAGGGGGGGAAGTCCGTGCCAACCTGCCAGAGGATATTCCTCCCGCCGATTTGAGCGAAGAACAGGTGGCGGAGCTAATCAAACTCAAGCAGGAAGGCCCCAAACCGATTGCCTTTCACCCGGAAACTCAAGAGCCAGTGTACGTGGTGCCCCAAGGCCCCTATGGCCCCTATGTGCAGTTGGGGGATGTTTCAGAAGACAATAAGAAACCCAAGCGCACCTCTCTCCCCAAGGGGATGAGGCCGGATCAGGTCACCCCAGAGATTGCCTTGGGGTTGCTCAGTTTGCCCCGTACCCTCGGCGAACACCCCGAGTCCGGCAAAAAAGTGCAAGCTGGCATTGGTCGCTTTGGGCCCTATGTGGTTTGCGATGGGGATTTCCGCTCTCTGCCTGCCGGTGAGGATGTATTAACGGTGAGCTTTGAGCGGGCGTTGGAGTTGCTGGCCCAACCCAAAAAAGGGCGCGGGCGGGGATCCGCCAAACCCTTGCGAGAGCTGGGATCCCATCCGGAGGATGGTGAGCCGGTCAATTTGCACAATGGCCCCTATGGGTTGTATGTCAAGCATGGCAAGGTGAATGCCTCTTTGCCCAAAGAGATGCCTGCCGAAGAAGCTACCCTGGAAGTTGCCCTGCAGGTGCTAGCGGAAAAAGAAGGGAGCCCGACCGCAAAAGGGCGCTCCACCGGCAAAGCCACCACCAGCCAATCTGCGAAAACCCAAGCAAAAAGCAGCACCAAAGCTAAAGCGACCCCCAGCAGTACCCGTAAAGCCACAGCCAGCCAAGCCAAGAAATCCAAGGACTCCGTCCCACTGACTCGCACAACCTCCTCGACCGACAAGGAGCTTCAGGGGAATGGTGCCGCCCAAACCGGATCCCGTTCCACCATTTTGAAGATCACCCCCAAGGCCCGTGCCTGA
- a CDS encoding VOC family protein has translation MKLHHFSIRAADIFRSIAFYEGLGFAIEERFTTGMTLACWMVGPWGRLELMQVPEPHPAPDPFGDPHYVGYYHPSIEIGPEWGSLSAYLEHLQAQVPVTLLLPPQPQQIGTQLYTVAFIADPDGLPIELLYPQGSPNAEQG, from the coding sequence ATGAAACTGCACCATTTTTCCATTCGCGCTGCCGATATCTTCCGCTCCATTGCCTTTTATGAAGGGTTAGGGTTTGCCATCGAGGAACGCTTTACCACGGGCATGACCCTCGCCTGTTGGATGGTGGGGCCATGGGGACGCCTAGAGCTGATGCAGGTGCCTGAGCCTCACCCCGCCCCGGATCCCTTTGGGGATCCCCATTACGTCGGCTACTACCACCCCTCCATCGAAATTGGCCCTGAGTGGGGATCCCTGTCTGCCTATCTGGAGCATCTCCAGGCTCAAGTGCCCGTTACCCTCTTGCTTCCCCCACAACCCCAGCAGATTGGCACCCAACTCTACACAGTTGCTTTTATTGCCGATCCGGATGGCCTGCCGATTGAATTGCTCTACCCCCAGGGATCCCCTAACGCGGAGCAGGGTTAA
- a CDS encoding CobW family GTP-binding protein, whose amino-acid sequence MKAQLPVTILTGFLGSGKTTLLKRILQEEHGLRIGVILNEFGEISIDGELVNMPEAGLMQLSNGCLCCTVRDDFEQAARELLKRTEELDYLLVETSGVADPRQVTELFVQRAFHEDLRLDGVVTLVDGSEYWHNFQHSQTAAHQISSADILLLNKVDLITDAERDQILLDVRRYNPDAPCLLTTHAQVPLARILDVHAFQPELWDPHLEAEENSHHLHPQGSAPLTQTDEHHHSHHLEEDGIQSVSFQLEQPLDLAEFRDWLQDLPDTIFRAKGVLSVIDEPQRVIFHQVGHRQTLFLEREWDPDELRLSKIVLIGKELQRERLAASLNQVCEATAAR is encoded by the coding sequence ATGAAGGCTCAACTTCCGGTCACCATCTTGACAGGCTTTTTGGGGAGTGGCAAAACTACACTGCTCAAACGCATTTTGCAAGAAGAGCATGGGTTGCGCATTGGTGTGATTCTGAATGAATTTGGCGAAATTTCTATTGATGGTGAGCTGGTGAATATGCCTGAAGCGGGGCTGATGCAGCTGAGTAATGGTTGTCTGTGCTGCACGGTACGAGACGACTTTGAACAGGCGGCCCGAGAACTGCTCAAGCGTACGGAAGAGTTGGACTATTTGCTGGTGGAAACCAGTGGTGTGGCGGATCCCAGGCAGGTGACCGAGCTGTTTGTGCAGAGGGCATTTCACGAGGATCTGCGCTTGGATGGGGTGGTGACGTTGGTGGATGGCTCCGAATATTGGCATAATTTTCAGCACTCCCAAACCGCAGCGCATCAGATCAGCAGTGCCGATATTTTGTTGCTGAATAAAGTGGATTTGATCACAGACGCAGAACGGGATCAGATTTTGTTGGATGTGCGTCGCTACAACCCGGATGCCCCCTGCCTGCTCACCACCCATGCCCAGGTGCCCTTGGCCCGCATTTTGGATGTCCATGCTTTTCAGCCGGAGCTATGGGATCCCCATCTCGAGGCGGAAGAAAACTCTCATCATCTCCATCCCCAGGGTTCTGCACCGCTGACACAAACTGATGAGCACCACCACAGCCATCACCTGGAAGAAGACGGGATTCAATCGGTGAGTTTTCAACTGGAGCAACCGTTGGATCTAGCGGAGTTTCGGGATTGGCTGCAAGACTTGCCAGATACGATCTTTCGAGCCAAAGGAGTGTTATCGGTTATAGATGAGCCGCAACGGGTGATTTTTCATCAGGTGGGCCATCGCCAGACCCTATTCCTAGAGCGAGAGTGGGATCCCGATGAGCTCCGCCTGTCGAAAATTGTCTTGATTGGCAAAGAGTTACAACGAGAACGGTTGGCCGCTAGCCTAAACCAGGTGTGTGAGGCAACTGCCGCCCGCTAA